A section of the Euwallacea fornicatus isolate EFF26 chromosome 12, ASM4011564v1, whole genome shotgun sequence genome encodes:
- the AdamTS-A gene encoding A disintegrin and metalloproteinase with thrombospondin motifs 9 isoform X5: MSWHGSDSIIEDDFPEDVIERHHSISKRHAPSNDDRPYHFLHHQNVSPREIFRSARDTDWSGSYTKRSNEYFIKVLVVADSTMLEYHKTHEELQKYILILLSHVSLLFKEASIGNAINVSVVHIRILDNPKHDFSNSLSQNMLRKFCEWKQRYILDKNHDVALLLTRRTICKNQSSCATLGVAEVDSMCRPSGCTIVRDKGLSTSYTIAHEFGHALSMVHDDDSKCVLHNSNLNNNNIMSRTTKNDSKPFMWSPCSRQYATDFFDSPKSKCLLYPPANNEILANYTQMLPGDSFEVDRQCELEFGPGHTRCTLALNDPPCVHLWCKDVNEGCISQWSPWAEGTKCGRYSWCYKRECIADDRRQFIPIDGGWGEWQSWGSCSRTCGGGIKKSVRYCDSPIPENGGNYCTGKSAQYMSCNTQNCEENVKDFRAIQCSDFNGITKGLPNLTQDVQWIPKYGLGSPDRTEDYCRLYCKPSHSGAYYALKEKVIDGTKCGKSGFDICVNGMCRPGGCDNILDSKSSFDECGVCGGDNSECQEITGTYNNTADQVSYNMVVRIPKGSSNIKVTQQSYGIDENFLALRDGETGSYILNGNQMLMTQEMEVEYGPMIIKYSGSSAQTEWIRTLKTKKLHKDLIVEVLSIKNLSPPDITYRYMISNDAAPKLSRYQSYYGPQRRYGWRLYQKNWTKCSSICEGFQYRKPACVELVNGQEMHSSYCDLSEKDSATEKKQCNTHCSLTWHNVSRSACSAHCGNGYRQVYYKCMKLYKKKHFDNEDVDSQHCNVLPKPPSMEICYTPCNTTRWSYSTWSECSQTCGGGIQRRSAKCVDENNIPIDDSHCSNTEKIVEQMCNPEKCPDWIVADTSSCSVPCGGGYQNITSYCVLGGRIYESYVCDQRTKPPSTKKCNEHACGRWSATETFHPCSVSCGEGVEKRRYVCKKFDSEEILDQQYCRGTRTPREESRKCFKECNRQLPVYSPYDKERYNYNVVTDNSVYDRYARYKTFQWIAGDWTSCSQNCEGGTSTQNFHCRNELGDENQKMCDPLLKPQNVIRCNEQPCPKWKVGDWSPKCDSSCERHRQVRCMDDKMNTFEEGRCDLQRKPQEITKCPLVECPDATSGISRHYFDSNHNHDKRYRWKAGPWKQCSTNCGKGTRRRITECEDTLNDIIVVDSLCRHKPKPKMLKPCERYQCKYTWVEGYWGPCSATCGQGIKIRNVTCHKVHQGGIVDTIALPESRHRMVHKNYCDMYRRPNTTSKCLLSHCGDEYMWQTEEWRPCSHACGKKARQFRMLNCISVRTKQKVPRHFCPKSLRPIKKRKCNQETCLSKNCKEIKHNMRTKENKDYVISLHGRVVNVYCYKMDTAEPQEYISLHPDKENYAEVYDRRLLDLNSCPYGGERRDNCPCDHVGVERSGITKFWKVRLNVTSLQIIGDDFTFSKQVKGTKIPYGTSGDCYSSSPNGCPQGRFSVDLTYTSFKLAPQIQWKKIGQYASGRITRPTDTMAQGKCGGYCGDCVPDPAYGGLKVEIT, encoded by the exons ATGTCATGGCATG GTTCTGATTCCATCATCGAAGACGACTTCCCTGAAGACGTCATAGAGCGTCACCACTCCATCTCTAAACGTCACGCCCCTTCCAATGATGACCGTCCCTATCACTTTCTTCATCACCAGAACGTCAGTCCCAGGGAAATTTTCAGAAGTGCCAGGGACACGGACTGGAGTGGCAGCTACACTAAAAGAAGCAACGAGTACTTCATCAAAGTCTTGGTAGTTGCCGACAGTACCATGTTGGAGTACCACAAGACACATGAAGAGCTGCAAAAATACATCCTCATTTTGCTGTCTCAT GTTTCGCTGCTATTCAAAGAAGCTTCCATTGGAAATGCCATCAATGTCTCGGTGGTTCACATAAGGATTCTGGATAACCCCAAGCATGATTTCTCCAATTCCTTGTCTCAGAACATGTTGCGGAAGTTTTGCGAGTGGAAGCAACGCtatattttagataaaaaccATGATGTAGCTTTATTATTAACGAG GCGAACTATATGTAAGAACCAGTCTTCTTGTGCCACTCTCGGAGTAGCTGAAGTGGATTCCATGTGCAGACCCTCTGGATGCACCATCGTGAGGGACAAGGGATTGTCGACTTCTTATACTATCGCCCATGAATTCGGGCACGCTTTGAGCATGGTGCATGATGATGACAGCAAATGTGTGCTTCACAATTCCAATTTGAATAACAACAACATTATGAGCAGGACGACAAAGAACGACTCAAAGCCCTTTATGTGGTCACCTTGTTCCAGGCAATATGCTACAGATTTTTTTGA CTCTCCAAAATCGAAGTGCTTATTGTACCCCCCAGCAAACAATGAAATCCTTGCAAACTACACCCAAATGCTCCCTGGAGACTCTTTTGAGGTAGACCGACAATGTGAATTGGAGTTCGGTCCTGGTCACACTAGGTGCACTTTGGCCTTAAACGAT CCCCCATGCGTTCATCTTTGGTGCAAAGATGTAAATGAGGGATGCATTAGCCAGTGGTCCCCTTGGGCCGAAGGCACGAAGTGCGGACGTTACAG CTGGTGCTACAAGAGAGAGTGCATCGCTGATGACCGACGTCAGTTTATACCGATTGATGGAGGTTGGGGAGAATGGCAATC TTGGGGCTCCTGCAGCCGCACTTGCGGTGGGGGGATTAAGAAATCGGTCCGGTACTGCGACTCCCCGATTCCGGAGAATGGTGGCAATTATTGCACTGGAAAGAGTGCGCAATACATGTCCTGTAACACGCAAAATTGCGAGGAGAACGTCAAAGATTTTAG GGCGATCCAGTGCTCTGACTTCAACGGCATTACAAAGGGCCTGCCCAATTTGACCCAGGACGTACAGTGGATTCCCAAGTATGGTTTAG GGTCCCCAGATCGAACGGAAGATTATTGCAGACTATACTGTAAACCAAGCCATTCGGGAGCATATTACgctttaaaggaaaaagttatCGATGGTACCAAGTGTGGAAAATCCGGGTTTGATATTTGCGTCAATGGAATGTGTCGACCAGGAGGTTGCGACAACATTTTGGATTCCAAAAGTAGCTTTG ATGAATGTGGAGTGTGTGGTGGGGATAACAGTGAATGCCAGGAAATAACTGGAACCTACAACAACACTGCTGACCAAGTGAGCTACAACATGGTGGTGCGCATTCCCAAGGGGAGTTCGAACATCAAAGTTACGCAGCAAAGCTACGGAATCGATGAGAATTTCTTAG CTCTTAGAGACGGCGAAACTGGCTCTTATATCCTAAATGGCAACCAAATGTTGATGACCCAAGAAATGGAGGTGGAGTACGGACCTATGATTATCAAATACAGTGGTAGCAGTGCCCAAACGGAATGGATAAGAACCCTGAAAACGAAGAAGCTACACAAGGATCTAATAGTGGAGGTTTTGTCCATCAAAAATTTGTCTCCTCCAGACATAACATATCGGTATATGATTAGCAACGACGCTGCCCCCAA GTTATCCAGATACCAATCTTACTACGGCCCCCAGAGAAG ATATGGTTGGCGCTTATACCAGAAGAACTGGACCAAGTGCAGCTCCATTTGCGAAGGATTCCAGTATCGGAAACCTGCTTGTGTGGAGTTGGTCAATGGACAGGAGATGCATTCTAGCTACTGTGATCTAAGCGAGAAGGACAGTGCAACTGAGAAGAAACAGTGCAACACGCATTGCAGTTTAACGTGGCACAACGTGTCCAGGAGTGCGTGCTCCGCTCATTGTGGAAATGG ATATCGACAAGTCTATTACAAATGCATGAAGTTGTATAAAAAGAAACACTTTGACAATGAAGATGTAGATAGCCAACACTGCAATGTGCTGCCCAAACCTCCCAGTATGGAGATTTGTTACACCCCATGTAACACTACCAGATGGAGTTATTCCACATGGTCAGAG tGTTCTCAAACATGTGGCGGAGGTATTCAAAGACGCTCAGCCAAGTGTGTGGATGAAAATAACATTCCCATAGACGATTCTCATTGCAGCAACACTGAAAAAATCGTGGAGCAAATGTGCAACCCTGAAAAATGTCCGGATTGGATAGTGGCAGACACTTCTTCT TGTTCAGTACCTTGTGGAGGTGGATACCAAAATATAACTTCCTACTGTGTGCTAGGAGGTCGCATCTACGAATCTTATGTGTGTGACCAGAGAACCAAACCTCCTAGTACCAAAAAGTGCAACGAGCATGCTTGTGGCCGATGGTCAGCTACAGAAACATTCCATCCTTGTTCTGTTAGTTGCGGTGAAGGGGTGGAAAAAAGACG GTACGTGTGCAAGAAATTTGACAGTGAAGAAATCCTGGATCAGCAGTATTGTCGGGGTACTAGAACGCCTAGAGAGGAAAGCAGGAAGTGCTTTAAAGAATGCAAT AGACAATTACCAGTTTATAGTCCTTACGACAAGGAGAGATATAATTACAACGTGGTAACCGACAACAGCGTGTATGATCGTTATGCCCGGTACAAAACATTCCAGTGGATTGCAGGAGATTGGACTTCG TGTTCTCAAAACTGCGAGGGCGGAACCAGTACCCAAAACTTCCACTGTCGCAATGAACTGGGGGACGAAAATCAAAAGATGTGTGATCCCCTTTTGAAACCTCAAAACGTGATTCGATGCAATGAGCAGCCTTGCCCCAAATGGAAAGTTGGCGATTGGAGCCCTAAATGCGATTCCAGTTGCGAACGACATCGGCAAGTTCGTTGTATGGATGATAAAA TGAATACGTTCGAGGAAGGCCGTTGTGATCTTCAGAGAAAGCCCCAAGAAATCACCAAGTGTCCATTGGTCGAATGTCCAGATGCAACAAGTGGCATTTCCAGACATTACTTCGATTCAAATCATAACCATGATAAGAGGTATAGATGGAAGGCTGGCCCTTGGAAGCAG TGTTCTACAAACTGCGGCAAAGGTACTCGCAGGCGCATCACCGAATGCGAAGACACCTTAAACGACATCATAGTGGTAGACTCGCTTTGCAGACATAAACCAAAACCTAAAATGTTGAAACCGTGCGAACGCTACCAGTGCAAGTACACTTGGGTTGAGGGGTATTGGGGTCCA TGTTCAGCTACCTGTGGACAAGGTATCAAGATACGCAATGTGACCTGCCATAAAGTACACCAAGGAGGAATAGTAGATACCATTGCTTTGCCAGAGAGTCGGCACCGGATGGTACATAAGAATTACTGCGACATGTACCGTAGGCCTAATACCACGAGTAAATGCTTACTGAGTCATTGCGGAGATGAATATATGTGGCAGACTGAAGAGTGGAGACCG tgttcGCATGCATGTGGAAAGAAAGCAAGGCAGTTCCGGATGCTAAATTGTATCAGTGTGCGCACTAAGCAAAAAGTACCCAGGCATTTCTGCCCCAAGAGCTTGAGGCctataaaaaagagaaaatgcaATCAAGAAACAT GTTTAAGCAAAAACtgcaaagaaattaaacacaaCATGAGGACTAAGGAAAATAAAGACTATGTGATCTCACTGCATGGAAGGGTGGTCAACGTTTATTGCTACAAAATGGACACTGCTGAACCTCAAGAGTACATAAGCCTGCATCCGGATAAGGAAAATTACGCTGAAGTGTACGACAGAAG GTTACTGGACTTAAATTCCTGTCCTTACGGTGGAGAACGTCGAGATAATTGCCCTTGTGACCACGTTGGTGTGGAAAGATCCGGAATTACCAAGTTCTGGAAAGTAAGACTGAACGTTACTTCGTTACAAATTATCG GTGAcgattttacattttcaaagcAAGTGAAAGGGACTAAGATACCATATGGAACTTCTGGGGATTGTTATAGTAGCAGCCCCAATGGGTGTCCGCAAGGCAGGTTTTCTGTCGACTTGACTTATACTTCTTTTAAGTTAGCTCCGCAGATACAATGGAAGAAAATTGGGCAGTATGCATCCGGACGTATAACTAGACCG ACGGATACAATGGCCCAGGGTAAGTGCGGAGGTTATTGTGGGGATTGCGTTCCGGACCCTGCATATGGTGGATTGAAAGTCGAAATCACTTAG
- the AdamTS-A gene encoding A disintegrin and metalloproteinase with thrombospondin motifs 9 isoform X4: MSRRRCMSAVALGAIIFLCAVVATVWIQFSQGAFARRHRLDGFDNQTTDFDRHVKTTTTIYTSYYQTSKIQEIEDERSANKQKELIEKSHLDDLEPQEATFVKPLKINPDDENSNEQSTSSMRHHSGHFRHKSAEIWDPHPKYEIDAFKQKLFLELESNDKFVAPSLHIVTHGKDTAHRRPHDPKLSGCFYTGRLKNDPNSAIAVSLCHGMTGYIRSSQANYYIEPAENFTNGTLGTILHRIKILPHSAEESNDILTFEGSLDVQLKNENGSDSIIEDDFPEDVIERHHSISKRHAPSNDDRPYHFLHHQNVSPREIFRSARDTDWSGSYTKRSNEYFIKVLVVADSTMLEYHKTHEELQKYILILLSHVSLLFKEASIGNAINVSVVHIRILDNPKHDFSNSLSQNMLRKFCEWKQRYILDKNHDVALLLTRRTICKNQSSCATLGVAEVDSMCRPSGCTIVRDKGLSTSYTIAHEFGHALSMVHDDDSKCVLHNSNLNNNNIMSRTTKNDSKPFMWSPCSRQYATDFFDSPKSKCLLYPPANNEILANYTQMLPGDSFEVDRQCELEFGPGHTRCTLALNDPPCVHLWCKDVNEGCISQWSPWAEGTKCGRYSWCYKRECIADDRRQFIPIDGGWGEWQSWGSCSRTCGGGIKKSVRYCDSPIPENGGNYCTGKSAQYMSCNTQNCEENVKDFRAIQCSDFNGITKGLPNLTQDVQWIPKYGLGSPDRTEDYCRLYCKPSHSGAYYALKEKVIDGTKCGKSGFDICVNGMCRPGGCDNILDSKSSFDECGVCGGDNSECQEITGTYNNTADQVSYNMVVRIPKGSSNIKVTQQSYGIDENFLALRDGETGSYILNGNQMLMTQEMEVEYGPMIIKYSGSSAQTEWIRTLKTKKLHKDLIVEVLSIKNLSPPDITYRYMISNDAAPKLSRYQSYYGPQRRYGWRLYQKNWTKCSSICEGFQYRKPACVELVNGQEMHSSYCDLSEKDSATEKKQCNTHCSLTWHNVSRSACSAHCGNGYRQVYYKCMKLYKKKHFDNEDVDSQHCNVLPKPPSMEICYTPCNTTRWSYSTWSECSQTCGGGIQRRSAKCVDENNIPIDDSHCSNTEKIVEQMCNPEKCPDWIVADTSSCSVPCGGGYQNITSYCVLGGRIYESYVCDQRTKPPSTKKCNEHACGRWSATETFHPCSVSCGEGVEKRRYVCKKFDSEEILDQQYCRGTRTPREESRKCFKECNRQLPVYSPYDKERYNYNVVTDNSVYDRYARYKTFQWIAGDWTSCSQNCEGGTSTQNFHCRNELGDENQKMCDPLLKPQNVIRCNEQPCPKWKVGDWSPKCDSSCERHRQVRCMDDKMNTFEEGRCDLQRKPQEITKCPLVECPDATSGISRHYFDSNHNHDKRYRWKAGPWKQCSATCGQGIKIRNVTCHKVHQGGIVDTIALPESRHRMVHKNYCDMYRRPNTTSKCLLSHCGDEYMWQTEEWRPCSHACGKKARQFRMLNCISVRTKQKVPRHFCPKSLRPIKKRKCNQETCLSKNCKEIKHNMRTKENKDYVISLHGRVVNVYCYKMDTAEPQEYISLHPDKENYAEVYDRRLLDLNSCPYGGERRDNCPCDHVGVERSGITKFWKVRLNVTSLQIIGDDFTFSKQVKGTKIPYGTSGDCYSSSPNGCPQGRFSVDLTYTSFKLAPQIQWKKIGQYASGRITRPTDTMAQGKCGGYCGDCVPDPAYGGLKVEIT, translated from the exons AACTCATAGAGAAGTCGCACTTGGACGACCTGGAACCGCAAGAAGCAACTTTCGTGAAGCCGCTGAAGATCAATCCTGATGACGAGAATTCCAACGAGCAAA GTACTTCTTCGATGCGACATCACAGCGGCCACTTCAGGCACAAATCCGCTGAAATCTGGGATCCTCATCCCAAATATGAAATCGATgcctttaaacaaaaactctttCTGGAGTTGGAGAGCAATGATAAGTTCGTAGCTCCAAGCCTTCAT ATTGTGACCCATGGGAAAGACACGGCTCATCGACGCCCTCACGACCCCAAACTGTCGGGCTGCTTTTATACAGGGAGGCTCAAAAACGACCCCAACTCAGCTATTGCTGTCAGCTTATGTCATGGCATG ACGGGATATATCAGATCGTCGCAAGCGAATTACTACATCGAGCCGGCAGAGAACTTCACGAATGGTACCCTGGGTACCATTTTGCATCGGATTAAAATTCTGCCGCATTCTGCCGAAGAGAGTAACGATATTTTGACCTTCGAAGGTTCACTGGATGTTCAACTAAAGAACGAAAACG GTTCTGATTCCATCATCGAAGACGACTTCCCTGAAGACGTCATAGAGCGTCACCACTCCATCTCTAAACGTCACGCCCCTTCCAATGATGACCGTCCCTATCACTTTCTTCATCACCAGAACGTCAGTCCCAGGGAAATTTTCAGAAGTGCCAGGGACACGGACTGGAGTGGCAGCTACACTAAAAGAAGCAACGAGTACTTCATCAAAGTCTTGGTAGTTGCCGACAGTACCATGTTGGAGTACCACAAGACACATGAAGAGCTGCAAAAATACATCCTCATTTTGCTGTCTCAT GTTTCGCTGCTATTCAAAGAAGCTTCCATTGGAAATGCCATCAATGTCTCGGTGGTTCACATAAGGATTCTGGATAACCCCAAGCATGATTTCTCCAATTCCTTGTCTCAGAACATGTTGCGGAAGTTTTGCGAGTGGAAGCAACGCtatattttagataaaaaccATGATGTAGCTTTATTATTAACGAG GCGAACTATATGTAAGAACCAGTCTTCTTGTGCCACTCTCGGAGTAGCTGAAGTGGATTCCATGTGCAGACCCTCTGGATGCACCATCGTGAGGGACAAGGGATTGTCGACTTCTTATACTATCGCCCATGAATTCGGGCACGCTTTGAGCATGGTGCATGATGATGACAGCAAATGTGTGCTTCACAATTCCAATTTGAATAACAACAACATTATGAGCAGGACGACAAAGAACGACTCAAAGCCCTTTATGTGGTCACCTTGTTCCAGGCAATATGCTACAGATTTTTTTGA CTCTCCAAAATCGAAGTGCTTATTGTACCCCCCAGCAAACAATGAAATCCTTGCAAACTACACCCAAATGCTCCCTGGAGACTCTTTTGAGGTAGACCGACAATGTGAATTGGAGTTCGGTCCTGGTCACACTAGGTGCACTTTGGCCTTAAACGAT CCCCCATGCGTTCATCTTTGGTGCAAAGATGTAAATGAGGGATGCATTAGCCAGTGGTCCCCTTGGGCCGAAGGCACGAAGTGCGGACGTTACAG CTGGTGCTACAAGAGAGAGTGCATCGCTGATGACCGACGTCAGTTTATACCGATTGATGGAGGTTGGGGAGAATGGCAATC TTGGGGCTCCTGCAGCCGCACTTGCGGTGGGGGGATTAAGAAATCGGTCCGGTACTGCGACTCCCCGATTCCGGAGAATGGTGGCAATTATTGCACTGGAAAGAGTGCGCAATACATGTCCTGTAACACGCAAAATTGCGAGGAGAACGTCAAAGATTTTAG GGCGATCCAGTGCTCTGACTTCAACGGCATTACAAAGGGCCTGCCCAATTTGACCCAGGACGTACAGTGGATTCCCAAGTATGGTTTAG GGTCCCCAGATCGAACGGAAGATTATTGCAGACTATACTGTAAACCAAGCCATTCGGGAGCATATTACgctttaaaggaaaaagttatCGATGGTACCAAGTGTGGAAAATCCGGGTTTGATATTTGCGTCAATGGAATGTGTCGACCAGGAGGTTGCGACAACATTTTGGATTCCAAAAGTAGCTTTG ATGAATGTGGAGTGTGTGGTGGGGATAACAGTGAATGCCAGGAAATAACTGGAACCTACAACAACACTGCTGACCAAGTGAGCTACAACATGGTGGTGCGCATTCCCAAGGGGAGTTCGAACATCAAAGTTACGCAGCAAAGCTACGGAATCGATGAGAATTTCTTAG CTCTTAGAGACGGCGAAACTGGCTCTTATATCCTAAATGGCAACCAAATGTTGATGACCCAAGAAATGGAGGTGGAGTACGGACCTATGATTATCAAATACAGTGGTAGCAGTGCCCAAACGGAATGGATAAGAACCCTGAAAACGAAGAAGCTACACAAGGATCTAATAGTGGAGGTTTTGTCCATCAAAAATTTGTCTCCTCCAGACATAACATATCGGTATATGATTAGCAACGACGCTGCCCCCAA GTTATCCAGATACCAATCTTACTACGGCCCCCAGAGAAG ATATGGTTGGCGCTTATACCAGAAGAACTGGACCAAGTGCAGCTCCATTTGCGAAGGATTCCAGTATCGGAAACCTGCTTGTGTGGAGTTGGTCAATGGACAGGAGATGCATTCTAGCTACTGTGATCTAAGCGAGAAGGACAGTGCAACTGAGAAGAAACAGTGCAACACGCATTGCAGTTTAACGTGGCACAACGTGTCCAGGAGTGCGTGCTCCGCTCATTGTGGAAATGG ATATCGACAAGTCTATTACAAATGCATGAAGTTGTATAAAAAGAAACACTTTGACAATGAAGATGTAGATAGCCAACACTGCAATGTGCTGCCCAAACCTCCCAGTATGGAGATTTGTTACACCCCATGTAACACTACCAGATGGAGTTATTCCACATGGTCAGAG tGTTCTCAAACATGTGGCGGAGGTATTCAAAGACGCTCAGCCAAGTGTGTGGATGAAAATAACATTCCCATAGACGATTCTCATTGCAGCAACACTGAAAAAATCGTGGAGCAAATGTGCAACCCTGAAAAATGTCCGGATTGGATAGTGGCAGACACTTCTTCT TGTTCAGTACCTTGTGGAGGTGGATACCAAAATATAACTTCCTACTGTGTGCTAGGAGGTCGCATCTACGAATCTTATGTGTGTGACCAGAGAACCAAACCTCCTAGTACCAAAAAGTGCAACGAGCATGCTTGTGGCCGATGGTCAGCTACAGAAACATTCCATCCTTGTTCTGTTAGTTGCGGTGAAGGGGTGGAAAAAAGACG GTACGTGTGCAAGAAATTTGACAGTGAAGAAATCCTGGATCAGCAGTATTGTCGGGGTACTAGAACGCCTAGAGAGGAAAGCAGGAAGTGCTTTAAAGAATGCAAT AGACAATTACCAGTTTATAGTCCTTACGACAAGGAGAGATATAATTACAACGTGGTAACCGACAACAGCGTGTATGATCGTTATGCCCGGTACAAAACATTCCAGTGGATTGCAGGAGATTGGACTTCG TGTTCTCAAAACTGCGAGGGCGGAACCAGTACCCAAAACTTCCACTGTCGCAATGAACTGGGGGACGAAAATCAAAAGATGTGTGATCCCCTTTTGAAACCTCAAAACGTGATTCGATGCAATGAGCAGCCTTGCCCCAAATGGAAAGTTGGCGATTGGAGCCCTAAATGCGATTCCAGTTGCGAACGACATCGGCAAGTTCGTTGTATGGATGATAAAA TGAATACGTTCGAGGAAGGCCGTTGTGATCTTCAGAGAAAGCCCCAAGAAATCACCAAGTGTCCATTGGTCGAATGTCCAGATGCAACAAGTGGCATTTCCAGACATTACTTCGATTCAAATCATAACCATGATAAGAGGTATAGATGGAAGGCTGGCCCTTGGAAGCAG TGTTCAGCTACCTGTGGACAAGGTATCAAGATACGCAATGTGACCTGCCATAAAGTACACCAAGGAGGAATAGTAGATACCATTGCTTTGCCAGAGAGTCGGCACCGGATGGTACATAAGAATTACTGCGACATGTACCGTAGGCCTAATACCACGAGTAAATGCTTACTGAGTCATTGCGGAGATGAATATATGTGGCAGACTGAAGAGTGGAGACCG tgttcGCATGCATGTGGAAAGAAAGCAAGGCAGTTCCGGATGCTAAATTGTATCAGTGTGCGCACTAAGCAAAAAGTACCCAGGCATTTCTGCCCCAAGAGCTTGAGGCctataaaaaagagaaaatgcaATCAAGAAACAT GTTTAAGCAAAAACtgcaaagaaattaaacacaaCATGAGGACTAAGGAAAATAAAGACTATGTGATCTCACTGCATGGAAGGGTGGTCAACGTTTATTGCTACAAAATGGACACTGCTGAACCTCAAGAGTACATAAGCCTGCATCCGGATAAGGAAAATTACGCTGAAGTGTACGACAGAAG GTTACTGGACTTAAATTCCTGTCCTTACGGTGGAGAACGTCGAGATAATTGCCCTTGTGACCACGTTGGTGTGGAAAGATCCGGAATTACCAAGTTCTGGAAAGTAAGACTGAACGTTACTTCGTTACAAATTATCG GTGAcgattttacattttcaaagcAAGTGAAAGGGACTAAGATACCATATGGAACTTCTGGGGATTGTTATAGTAGCAGCCCCAATGGGTGTCCGCAAGGCAGGTTTTCTGTCGACTTGACTTATACTTCTTTTAAGTTAGCTCCGCAGATACAATGGAAGAAAATTGGGCAGTATGCATCCGGACGTATAACTAGACCG ACGGATACAATGGCCCAGGGTAAGTGCGGAGGTTATTGTGGGGATTGCGTTCCGGACCCTGCATATGGTGGATTGAAAGTCGAAATCACTTAG